The DNA segment AAGAGATACAAAATTTCCTTTTCCGCTTTTTCATAGGTAGCGTTTTTCAGAGGGCCACGTCCAACAATTACGATATGATACCCTTCGCGTATGGAATGTTGATTGAGGCGATATACCTCTTTCATAAGGCGTCTAGCTCGGTTGCGCTCTACAGCACAACCAACCTTTTTGCCGGTTACAAAACCAATGCGAGTCGATTGCTTCGCCACGGGCATACGATATAGTACACACATACGGCCTACTTCGTATTTACCGTGCTTATACACAAGGCGATATTCATTATTGTGCGTCAGTCGTCTTGCTTTTTTGAGGCAATAATCCATATGCATTGTCCTTAAGTCCTAAGAATAGAAAAACTTGGCAGCAGCGCCAAGTTTTTTCTCCTGCCTAACAGCTATTATATTATGCAGATAAGCGTTTTCTGCCTTTTGCACGTCTTCTTTTTAAAACGAGACGGCCACCGATAGTTTTCATGCGTTCACGGAAACCATGGGTACGTTTTCTCCAAAGAGTATTTGGTTGGTAAGTACGTTTCATTAGTAAAACACCTCCTCGTCATTTGTATTGTTTTACTTATACCATAACAGGGTAATTATAGAGTTAAAACGTAAATTTGTCAATATAATAAAGGCATTCTGCTTGTGAGTTCTTGTATTTCTGTAATAATTCTATCACACATTTCATCCTGTAATTGATGTTACGTTTCCAGGGGGAGGAATATAGGGCTCCTTCATCGCTCCATACTAACCGTAAAGTCGCTCAAAAGGACCCTATATTCCCTCCCTAAGGCAATCCTAATTTAACCTTACACACCACTACACGATGTAAACGTAACATCAATATCAGCAAAACAAGAACTCACAACTCTAATATTTTTATATAAGACAATTTTACATTTTGATCTCTTATTGGAAAAAGGGGAGGAGTAGATGTGGTTTTCTCCTTCCATACTCATCGTAAGTCAGTCAAAAATCCACATCTATTCCTGCTCCTAACATACACTAATGACTACTATAACACCTACCACCAGTATAAAAAGTAGTATCAGTTTTTATATCAAACCTAAAAGTCTTTCAGAATACGGATCTAAGATTTAACAAATCTTACCTTTTAACCTCTTGAGGGAAAGGGGAAAAATTGATGTTACGTTTCCAGGGGAAGGAATATAGGGCTCCTTCATCGCTCCATACGACACGTAAAGTCGCTCAAAAGGACCCTATATTCCCTCTCTAAGATAACCCTAATATATCCTTACACACCACTACACGATGTAAACGTAACATCAATATCAGCAACACAAGAACTCACAATTCTAATATTTTTTATATTAGACAAATTTATGTTTTGATCTCTAGTTGGAAGGAGGGGATGAATAGATATTTTTTTCTCCCTTTTCCCTTTACGCCATATGTAATTACAATTTGTTTTATGAACAGGATTTTATTGTTTAGTAACGATGATTAAATAGTTTCTAGATTACTTTTCCACAGTTATTATTTATAAACA comes from the Veillonella dispar genome and includes:
- the rnpA gene encoding ribonuclease P protein component; the encoded protein is MDYCLKKARRLTHNNEYRLVYKHGKYEVGRMCVLYRMPVAKQSTRIGFVTGKKVGCAVERNRARRLMKEVYRLNQHSIREGYHIVIVGRGPLKNATYEKAEKEILYLLRKSKLLIQNDK
- the rpmH gene encoding 50S ribosomal protein L34, giving the protein MKRTYQPNTLWRKRTHGFRERMKTIGGRLVLKRRRAKGRKRLSA